In Colletotrichum higginsianum IMI 349063 chromosome 3, whole genome shotgun sequence, a genomic segment contains:
- a CDS encoding NmrA-like family protein, giving the protein MTKRLQTLEPPFEYYKRRDAIVEGAENAIITFGAAQDLGRVVLWPSRVALVSGASLTMRQFIAPGKTKRGPFTVEKLTADDLGVGLVTCEGFEDAQNCPFIGPREMPSFCLYVVFLMSSFWRSRCNAFEVLEEWNKLLPNLQFAQPEESLTKAWTGTDAGAKAVNADH; this is encoded by the exons ATG ACCAAGAGGTTACAGACACTTGAGCCCCCGTTCGAGTACTATAAGCGCCGGGATGCCATTGTTGAGGGCGCCGAAAACGCCATCATAACCTTCGGAGCGGCCCAAGATCTTGGCAGAGTGGTGCTCTGGCCATCGAGAGTGGCCCTCGTCAGCGGTGCGAGCTTGACTATGCGGCAGTTCATTGCTCCCGGAAAGACG AAAAGAGGTCCATTTACGGTCGAGAAGCTCACGGCTGACGACCTCGGTGTCGGTCTTGTCACTTGTGAAGGCTTCGAAGACGCCCAGAATTGCCCATTCATTGGTCCCCGAGAAATGCCATCGTTCTGCCTGTACGTTGTTTTCTTAATGAGCTCATTCTGGCGCTCTCGGTGCAACGCTTTTGAGGTCTTGGAAGAGTGGAACAAACTTCTTCCCAATCTCCAGTTCGCCCAGCCCGAAGAGTCCTTGACCAAAGCCTGGACCGGAACTGATGCCGGCGCGAAGGCGGTGAACGCAGATCACTAA
- a CDS encoding Cell wall protein, with the protein MHAPSFTFGLLGQAVLIAAVPLKPRPVTIESRDSLDDIEIALVPVFDSLQRVDAAVLALDGTPNAAANLLGASQQIQVTINQATLTVRASRDLSAAKSLMLRRTTDNLAAQTKTTVNDLVARKPILDQLGVSTVALQSLQKQQMASMSLSEALAAKVPKVGQKEAAADMATLQSIFTQAIAAYSVPAAVPAPGAAVPPPIAPVPAPPAMMAPPAGRKDRKKKKKEAKANRHDVDVLAEGHMTEA; encoded by the coding sequence ATGCATGCCCCATCTTTCACGTTTGGTCTCCTGGGCCAGGCTGTACTCATTGCTGCTGTACCGTTAAAGCCCCGGCCGGTCACCATCGAAAGTCGAGATAgtctcgacgacatcgaaATAGCCCTTGTCCCCGTGTTCGACTCGCTACAGAGGGTTGACGCTGCGGTTCTTGCTCTCGATGGCACTCCAAACGCGGCAGCCAACCTACTCGGCGCCTCTCAACAAATACAAGTCACCATCAACCAAGCCACCCTCACCGTTCGTGCCTCTAGAGACCTTTCTGCCGCAAAGTCTCTCATGCTACGCCGGACTACGGACAACCTTGCCGCTCAGACCAAGACTACGGTCAACGATCTTGTAGCTCGGAAGCCAATTCTCGATCAGCTCGGCGTCAGCACCGTTGCGCTACAGTCCCTCCAGAAGCAGCAGATGGCGAGCATGTCTCTGAGCGAAGCCCTGGCTGCAAAGGTCCCCAAAGTCGGACAGAAAGAGGCCGCAGCGGACATGGCCACCCTTCAGTCCATATTCACGCAGGCTATCGCCGCCTACTCTGTCCCTGCGGCTGTACCGGctcccggcgccgccgttccTCCTCCGATCGCCCCGGTGCCTGCGCCTCCGGCCATGATGGCACCCCCTGCCGGACGCAAGgataggaagaagaagaagaaggaggctaaAGCAAACAGACATGACGTTGATGTCTTGGCTGAGGGTCACATGACTGAGGCTTAG
- a CDS encoding putative Epoxide hydrolase, producing MDLSKLTKKTLDVSRGFSYTYYTAAAQGSKPTLVLFHGWPDSALIWAGLINDHLLPLGYGVVALDNLGFGESSKPTDPKVYACDGLAADAVEILDAEGLGKVVSVGHDWGSMIAQRLYNFHPARVCGLVTLNVAYVAPSGHFDLDEVNAQTKKMFGFGIYEYWHFFTADDAVEIMNRNLESVYAAVFGEPETWVDTFCSPGGVRRFVSEGRTQPTQPYATAEHKADFIGRFSKAGDGGFAAPNCSYKAMRAGVQAEADRKIDEEAKTVRVPVLYWGGTRDFVCRPELLQSSIDAGLLPDVKSVTRDGGHWALLEKPDEFGQDVLKWLQETFE from the coding sequence ATGGACCTCTCAAAACTCACCAAAAAGACGCTCGACGTCTCGCGCGGCTTCTCATACACGTATTACACTGCTGCCGCCCAGGGCTCTAAGCCGACACTCGTCCTCTTTCACGGCTGGCCAGACTCGGCTCTTATATGGGCGGGCCTCATTAACGACCATCTCCTTCCCCTCGGCTACGGTGTTGTTGCTCTAGACAATCTTGGATTCGGCGAGTCTTCCAAGCCAACCGACCCGAAAGTATATGCATGCGACGGTCTCGCAGCCGACGCTGTGGAGATACTCGACGCAGAAGGCCTCGGAAAGGTGGTCTCGGTTGGCCATGATTGGGGCTCCATGATTGCCCAGCGGTTGTACAACTTCCACCCCGCACGCGTCTGCGGCCTCGTCACGCTCAATGTTGCGTACGTTGCGCCCTCCGGCcacttcgacctcgacgaggtcaacGCGCAGACTAAGAAGATgttcggcttcggcatctATGAGTACTGGCACTTCTTCactgccgacgacgccgtggaGATCATGAACCGCAACCTTGAGTCCGTCTACGCCGCCGTCTTTGGCGAACCTGAGACCTGGGTCGACACGTTCTGCAGCCCCGGCGGGGTGCGCCGGTTCGTCAGCGAGGGCCGCACGCAGCCGACGCAGCCGTACGCGACCGCCGAGCACAAGGCGGACTTCATAGGGCGCTTCagcaaggccggcgacggcgggtTCGCCGCACCGAATTGCTCGTATAAAGCCATGAGAGCAGGCgtgcaggccgaggcggacAGAAAAATAGATGAGGAGGCCAAGACGGTCAGAGTGCCGGTGCTGTACTGGGGAGGAACACGGGATTTCGTTTGCAGGCCAGAGCTGTTGCAATCGAGCATCGACGCCGGGCTGCTGCCTGACGTGAAGAGTGTCACCAGGGACGGTGGGCACTGGGCCCTTCTCGAGAAGCCCGATGAGTTTGGTCAGGATGTGTTGAAGTGGTTGCAGGAGACTTTCGAATAG
- a CDS encoding TfdA family Taurine catabolism dioxygenase TauD — MSPSATEAAAAKVEDIKAKVLPAKESQPASGLSAQEEELPEVRTGHKEPLKKSGVLDQFEHFDVTPIIGREYPTVDLKELLRAPNSDDLIRDLAITISQRGVVFFRKQDNIDNDLQKELVQRLGELSGKPSTSKLHIHPVNNSARGDTKDDAISVISSAQAKKLDLHRFLNYTKKQTQKTQWHSDITFEPVPSDYALLRLTQLPKTGGDTLWASGYEVYDRISKPLQRFLDTLTATYAQPGFNAAAEKNGFKLFTEARGAPENVGELLEAVHPVVRTNPVTGWRSIFAAGHHVSRINGLSDEESRHFLDWFVQLIVENHDLQVRYRWQNENDVAIWDNRSVYHAATPDYVTEGLGERKGSRSVSLGERPYFDPQSLSRREALRAEAIVSLKSDSS; from the exons ATGTCCCCATCAGCAACAGAAGCCGCAgcggccaaggtcgaggacaTCAAGGCGAAGGTACTGCCAGCGAAGGAATCGCAACCCGCTTCTGGACTCTCGGCCCAGGAAGAGGAGCTTCCCGAAGTCCGGACAGGCCACAAGGAGCCTCTCAAGAAGagcggcgtcctcgaccagTTCGAGCATTTCGACGTGACGCCCATCATCGGCCGCGAGTACCCGACCGTCGATCTTAAGGAGCTCCTCAGAGCACCGAACTCTGACGACCTCATCCGCGACCTGGCAATCACTA TCTCGCAACGCGGCGTCGTGTTCTTCCGCAAGCAGGACAACATCGACAATGACCTGCAGAAGGAACTCGTCCAGCGCCTGGGCGAGCTCTCGGGGaagccctcgacctcgaagcTCCACATCCACCCCGTCAACAACTCCGCGAGGGGCGACACCAAGGACGATGCGATCAGCGTCATCTCGTCGGcgcaggccaagaagctggaCTTGCACCGCTTCCTGAACTACACCAAGAAGCAGACGCAAAAGACGCAGTGGCACTCGGACATCACCTTCGAGCCCGTCCCGAGCGACTACGCTCTGCTGCGTCTGACCCAGCTGCCCAAGACGGGAGGAG ACACCCTCTGGGCCTCGGGCTACGAGGTGTACGACCGGATATCGAAGCCGCTCCAACGGTTCCTCGACACCCTGACCGCGACGTACGCGCAGCCCGGCTTCAACGCCgcggcggagaagaacgGCTTCAAGCTCTTCACCGAGGCGCGCGGCGCCCCCGAGAacgtcggcgagctcctcgaggccgtccacCCGGTCGTCCGCACCAACCCGGTGACCGGGTGGAGGAGCATCTTCGCCGCGGGCCACCACGTGTCGCGGATCAACGGGCTGTCGGACGAGGAGTCGCGGCACTTCCTCGACTGGTTCGTGCAGCTCATCGTCGAGAACCACGACCTGCAGGTGCGGTACCGCTGGCAGAACGAGAACGACGTGGCCATCTGGGACAACCGCTCCGTGTACCACGCCGCCACGCCGGACTACGTGaccgagggcctcggcgagaGGAAGGGCTCGCGCTCCGTGAGCCTGGGCGAGAGGCCATACTTTGACCCCCAGAGTCTCAGCAGGCGGGAGGCCTTGCGGGCTGAGGCCATTGTCAGCCTGAAGTCCGACTCGAGttga
- a CDS encoding Integral membrane protein: MPPPGLNAGTGIGAAPLLVLRSVTSDPAADAAAATTGGKNTAIPPWLGLLPRPQDPNERNSISVVPVAVLSAVVAAAFVCMRLYTRVRILRSVKWEDWIILASLMFAICTSAGMITQLNFGLGEHLYYAWPSFSSYIQTGIFTNIFYSVSITLTKISILLLYIRVLTYDLARLLAKILLAVVIVSHAWIIVSILTTCVPLQASWRWDPIDPPVYCHPPPVFWGNVCLHLATDFLIFLLPLPIISSMRLPRRQKTGLYFVFCLAFLDQTPEQVMDVTWSAVSIANLTCVEVHAAIVTACLPTLKPLLCRLCPWFFISPASGRKGSSSSSSSSTTHAAARGDWEKNFSNGEAEAHYQRPPSIGTKRSRPRVQRDTFASLFDFRYTLPTADVESRRDGEFHLAEANTGAPVQWPSTMVFKSRLQVPQGAKTRGSMPRHEQNHQFVGRLGPPIFEDRV; encoded by the exons ATGCCGCCCCCCGGCCTCaacgccggcaccggcatcgGGGCAGCTCcactcctcgtcctccgcTCCGTCACCTCTGACCCCGCCGctgatgctgccgccgccacgaccGGCGGCAAAAACACCGCAATCCCGCCGTggctcggcctcctcccgcgACCCCAGGATCCGAACGAGCGGAACAGCATCTCCGTCGTGCCCGTCGCCGTGCTCTccgctgtcgtcgccgccgccttcgtctgCATGCGCCTCTACACCCGCGTCCGCATCCTGCGCTCCGTGAAGTGGGAAGACTGGATCATCCTCGCGTCCCTCATGTTCGCCATCTGCACGAGCGCCGGCATGATCACAC AACTCaacttcggcctcggcgaacaCCTTTACTACGCCTggccctccttctcctcctacATCCAGACGGGCATCTTCACAAACATCTTCTACTCCGTCAGCATCACCCTGACAAAGATCTCCATCCTACTCCTCTACATCCGCGTCCTCACCtacgacctcgcccgcctgctcgccaagatcctgcttgccgtcgtcatcgtctccCACGCCTGGATCATCGTTAGCATCCTCACGACCTGCGTTCCCCTCCAGGCCAGCTGGCGCTGGGACCCCATCGACCCGCCGGTGTATTGCCACCCGCCCCCCGTCTTCTGGGGCAACGTGTGCCTGCACCTGGCCACCGACTttctcatcttcctcctgccgctgcccatcatctcctccatGCGCCTCCCGCGCCGGCAGAAGACGGGGCTGTATTTTGTCTTCTGCCTCGCGTTTCT AGACCAGACCCCCGAGCAGGTCATGGACGTGACCTGGTCCGCCGTCAGCATCGCCAACCTCACCTGCGTCGAGgtccacgccgccatcgtcactGCTTGTCTCCCGACCCTGAAGCCCCTGCTCTGCCGCCTCTGCCCCTGGTTCTTCATCTCCCCCGCAAGCGGTCGCAAAggctcctcgtcttcctcctcgtcctctacCACCCATGCCGCCGCACGAGGCGACTGGGAAAAGAACTTCTCCAACGGTGAGGCTGAGGCGCACTACCAACGGCCCCCCAGCATCGGGACGAAACGCAGCCGCCCGCGGGTCCAGCGCGACACCTTTGCGAGCCTGTTTGACTTCAGGTACacgctgccgacggcggacGTCGAGAGCCGCCGGGACGGGGAGTTCCACTTGGCTGAGGCCAACACCGGCGCGCCGGTGCagtggccgtcgacgatggtgttCAAGTCGAGGTTGCAGGTGCCACAAGGGGCGAAGACCCGTGGCTCAATGCCGAGACACGAGCAAAACCATCAGTTTGTCGGACGGCTGGGCCCTCCGATTTTCGAGGACCGAGTATAA
- a CDS encoding DEAD/DEAH box helicase: MAEGSGIDRKAEERMEFSTSKEVTVHPTFESMSLKENLLRGIYAYGYESPSAVQSRAIVQVCKGRDTIAQAQSGTGKTATFSISMLQVIDTAVRETQALVLSPTRELATQIQSVVMALGDYMNVQCHACIGGTNVGEDIRKLDYGQHIVSGTPGRVADMIRRRHLRTRHIKMLVLDEADELLNRGFREQIYDVYRYLPPATQVVVVSATLPYDVLDMTTKFMTDPVRILVKRDELTLEGLKQYFIAVEKEDWKFDTLCDLYDTLTITQAVIFCNTRRKVDWLTDKMREANFTVSSMHGDMPQKERDSIMQDFRQGNSRVLISTDVWARGIDVQQVSLVINYDLPSNRENYIHRIGRSGRFGRKGVAINFVTSEDVRILRDIECEYLPESEAETVYYSTQIDEMPMNVADLIS, translated from the exons atggcggAAGGTAGCGGAATCGACCGTAAGGCTGAGGAGAGGATGGAGTTCTCCACCTCTAAGGAAGTGACGGTTCACCCGACCTTCGAGTCGATGTCTCTCAAGG AAAATCTCTTGCGCGGCATCTACGCTTATGGCTACGAATCCCCTTCGGCCGTCCAGTCCCGCGCCATCGTCCAGGTCTGCAAGGGCCGCGACACCATTGCCCAGGCCCAGTCCGGTACGGGTAAGACGGCGACCTTCTCGATCAGCATGCTCCAGGTTATCGACACGGCGGTGCGCGAGACCCAGGCTCTCGTCCTCTCCCCGACCCGCGAACTTGCGACCCAGATCCAGTCCGTCGTCATGGCCCTCGGCGACTACATGAACGTCCAATGTCACGCCTGCATTGGAGGCACCAACGTTGGCGAGGACATCCGCAAGCTTGACTACGGCCAGCACATCGTCTCGGGAACTCCGGGACGTGTCGCCGACATgatccgccgccgtcactTGCGCACGCGCCACATCAAGATGCTCGTCCTCGAtgaggccgacgagctcctcaACCGCGGATTCCGTGAGCAGATCTACGACGTTTACCGATACCTGCCGCCCGCGACGCAGGTCGTCGTTGTCAGTGCTACGCTGCCGTACGACGTGCTCGACATGACGACCAAGTTCATGACGGACCCCGTGCGCATCCTCGTCAAGCGTGACGAACTGACGCTCGAGGGACTCAAGCAATACTTTatcgccgtcgagaaggaggactgGAAGTTCGATACCCTGTGCGATCTCTACGACACCCTGACCATCACGCAGGCCGTCATCTTCTGCAACACGCGGAGGAAGGTCGACTGGCTGACGGACAAGATGCGCGAGGCCAACTTCACCGTCAGCAGCATGCACGGCGACATGCCGCAGAAGGAGCGTGACAGCATTATGCAGGATTTCCGCCAGGGCAACAGCCGTGTGCTCATCTCGACCGATGTGTGGGCGCGCGGTATCGATGTGCAGCAGGTCAGTCTGGTCATCAACTACGACCTGCCGAGCAACCGTGAAAACTATATCCACCGCATCGGCCGAAGCGGTCGCTTTGGACGCAAGGGTGTCGCCATCAACTTCGTTACCAGCGAGGATGTCCGTATCTTGCGCGACATTGAGTGTGAGTATCTTCCCGAATCCGAAGCCGAGACTG TATACTACTCGACCCAGATCGATGAGATGCCCATGAACGTGGCCGATCTCATCTCTTAA
- a CDS encoding Splicing factor 3a: MGIIEEQRYLHEDLERLEQGIADRISEEPKHIRDRLNRDHEIGQLLDQIQTQSVKLLDIYRDADGQRSREIQNIGTGDPFEEFYGQLKDAREHHAKYPNEQAENSEVRYRVKKPDDGEIMPYIVDRLFTGEEGFGRFFDLHTCHESYLNLPNVKRLSYLQYLEVFDNFSSGYGGLKRAEKLTDQYFKYVGELAEYLESFMRRTRPLENLDKVFLGFDNDFETAWEKDEVVGWQKEEGTNGTAREPSTADAVWCDDCEREFKNENVYRSHLTGRKHIKAAEARKARRDEEGGDGVDGSTNGNKVSATRLKERAVAEREYRVKRLAAAMSTERGDTRVNVERRQGMTERERQQELENILNLSYSAPGGGGGMHGGGAGDGDDDDDDGEDGEEKIYNPLKLPLAWDGKPIPFWLYRLHGLGVEFPCEICGNFVYMGRRAFDKHFNEARHVHGLRCLGITHTSLFRDITSIEEAVNLWDKIQREAKKTKVDEGSVVQMEDADGNVMPEKVYYDLQKQGLL, encoded by the coding sequence ATGGGCATAATCGAAGAGCAGCGCTACCTCCACGAGgacctcgagcgcctcgagcAGGGTATCGCCGACCGCATCAGCGAGGAACCAAAACACATTCGCGACCGCCTTAATCGCGACCATGAGAtcggccagctgctcgaCCAGATCCAGACGCAGTCCGTCAAGCTCCTCGACATTTaccgcgacgccgacggccaacGCTCGCGCGAGATCCAGAACATTGGAACCGGCGACCCCTTTGAGGAGTTCTACGGCCAACTCAAGGACGCCCGCGAGCACCACGCAAAGTATCCCAacgagcaggccgagaaCTCGGAGGTGCGCTACCGCGTCAAGAAGCCCGACGATGGCGAGATCATGCCCTACATTGTCGACCGTCTCTTCACAGGCGAGGAGGGCTTTGGCCGCTTCTTCGACCTGCACACCTGCCACGAATCGTACCTCAACTTGCCCAACGTCAAGCGCCTATCGTATCTGCAGTACCTCGAGGTCTTTGACAACTTCAGCTCGGGCTACGGCGGCTTGAAGCGCGCCGAGAAGTTGACGGACCAGTACTTCAAGtacgtcggcgagctggccgagtaCCTCGAGTCCTTCATGCGCCGCACGCGGCCGCTCGAGAACCTCGACAAGGTGTTCCTGGGCTTCGACAACGACTTCGAGACAGCCTgggagaaggacgaggtgGTCGGGTggcagaaggaggagggcacAAACGGCACGGCGCGGGAGCCCAGCACGGCCGACGCAGTGTGGTGCGACGACTGCGAGAGGGAATTCAAGAACGAAAACGTCTATCGGTCACACCTGACGGGCCGCAAGCAtatcaaggccgccgaggcgaggaAAGCGCGCCGCgatgaggagggcggcgacggggtgGACGGCAGCACCAACGGCAACAAAGTATCGGCGACGAGGCTCAAGGAGAGGGCGGTCGCCGAACGCGAGTACCGCGTCAAGCGGCTCGCGGCGGCCATGAGCACGGAGCGCGGCGACACGCGGGTCAACGTCGAGCGGCGCCAGGGCATGACGGAGCGCGAGCGTCAGCAGGAGCTCGAAAACATCCTGAACCTGTCGTACTCGGcacccggcggcggcggcggcatgcacggcggcggggccggcgacggcgacgacgatgacgacgacggcgaggacggtgagGAGAAGATCTACAACCCGCTCAAGCTGCCGCTCGCGTGGGACGGCAAGCCCATCCCCTTCTGGCTGTACCGGCTgcacggcctcggcgtggAGTTCCCCTGCGAGATCTGCGGCAACTTCGTCTACATGGGCCGCCGGGCCTTTGACAAGCACTTCAACGAGGCTCGCCACGTGCACGGCCTGCGGTGCCTGGGCATCACCCACACGAGCCTGTTCCGCGACATCACGAgcatcgaggaggccgtcaacCTGTGGGACAAGATCCAGcgcgaggccaagaagaccaaggtcgacgagggcagCGTCGTGCAGAtggaggacgccgacggcaacgtcaTGCCGGAGAAGGTCTACTACGATCTGCAGAAGCAGGGCTTGTTGTAA
- a CDS encoding Serine/threonine protein kinase has product MIPRGLASAFGTPSLEIGQILLGNASRYTIQKKIREGVWIATNPMGNKSIVKGVQGISGAQNEHNVLRKFQGNPFLRPVIDEIQQDAPMIVLRHMDDHLLNATIKKPLTNREIRFVARAVLRGLSTLHKDGYVHTDIKPDNILVNYASDSEADPDLRFSDVQIGDLGASYSIDSDVATKGFLIGAPIWTSPEVLMEVPWGTASDIWAFGSMMIALLHGGDYNPFRPTNARYHDRSYVFEVLRQQSRRFGAIPETYLERARPGKAMAAKALTVGRKVEPLDFRTASHFINRIMRMDAAERPSADQLLEEMSGLFED; this is encoded by the exons ATGATCCCCAGAGGTCTTGCTTCCGCCTTCGGGACCCCGTCCCTTGAGATCGGCCAGATCCTACTCGGAAATGCCAGCCGCTACACAATTCAGAAGAAGATCCGTGAAGGCGTCTGGATTGCTAC AAACCCAATGGGCAACAAGTCCATCGTTAAGGGCGTTCAAGGCATCTCCGGCGCTCAGAATGAGCACAATGTCCTCCGCAAGTTTCAGGGCAACCCTTTCCTCCGCCCCGTCATCGATGAGATCCAGCAGGACGCACCCATGATTGTTCTTCGCCACATGGACGACCACCTGCTGAACGCGACAATCAAGAAGCCCTTGACCAACCGCGAGATTCGCttcgtcgcccgcgccgtcctccgGGGGCTCTCCACCCTTCATAAGGACGGCTACGTTCACACCGACATCAAGCCTGATAATATCCTCGTCAACTACGCTTCGGATTCCGAGGCCGACCCCGATCTGCGTTTCTCCGACGTTCAGATTGGTGACCTGGGTGCCTCGTACTCGATTGATTCTGACGTTGCCACCAAGGGCTTCTTGATTGGTGCTCCCATCTGGACGAGCCCCGAGGTGCTCATGGAGGTTCCCTGGGGAACTGCTAGCGATATCTGGGCCTTTGGTTCCATGATGATTGCCCTCCTTCACGGCGGCGACTACAATCCCTTCCGTCCCACCAACGCTCGCTACCACGACCGAAGCTATGTCTTTGAGGTTCTCCGCCAGCAGTCTCGCCGTTTCGGAGCCATTCCCGAGACCTACCTTGAGCGGGCTCGTCCCGGCAAGGCCATGGCAGCCAAGGCATTGACTGTTGGCCGCAAGGTTGAACCCCTCGACTTCCGCACCGCCTCCCATTTCATCAACCGCATTATGCGTAtggatgccgccgagcgTCCCTCGGCCGACCAACTCCTCGAAGAGATGTCCGGCTTGTTCGAGGACTAA
- a CDS encoding Structure-specific endonuclease subunit SLX1 → MPVQSKPIPALYTVYVLRSTVRHASLYIGSTPNPPRRLKQHNGEARGGAARTSRMSLRPWEMVGLVSGFPGMVAALKFEWALNNPHLSLHIPSASRITVSNGVKKNGHPRRPRMSLPSILSNLQLLLSVPSFRRWPLTLHFFAKDVYKAWLSSSADSTEPIPNTLGVVTDFGPDPTASSSDGAAWGIHALPLDYVPIKAYVEKGQSITAFEREGNCVVCKDALPHAQGLLAICPNEGCEGVGHLSCWSRHLLRNECDQQAVVPVQGRCPQCAGHVRWVDMMKELTLRERGAKVVETLLKKKKRRTKT, encoded by the exons ATGCCCGTCCAGTCCAAACCCATACCCGCCCTCTACACGGTGTACGTCCTCCGTTCCACGGTGCGCCACGCGTCTCTCTACATCGGCTCGACACCAAACCCCCCGCGCCGTCTGAAGCAGCACAATGGCGAggctcgcggcggcgctgctcgCACCTCCCGCATGAGCCTGCGGCCCTGGGAGATGGTTGGCCTTGTGTCCGGCTTCCCGGGCATGGTTGCTGCCCTGAAGTTTGA GTGGGCGCTAAACAACCCGCATCTCTCCCTGCACATACCCTCCGCGTCGCGGATTACCGTCTCGAACGGCGTGAAGAAGAATggtcatcctcgtcggcctcgaatGAGCCTGCCTTCCATCCTGTCCAACCTGCAGTTATTGCTGAGCGTACCGAGTTTCCGCCGTTGGCCGCTGACATTGCACTTCTTCGCAAAGGATGTGTACAAAGCCTGGCTTTCGTCGTCTGCCGACTCGACCGAGCCTATTCCAAACACTCTTGGTGTGGTCACCGACTTCGGCCCTGACCCCACCGCGTCTTCATCAGACGGCGCCGCTTGGGGCATCCATGCCTTGCCTCTGGACTACGTACCAATCAAGGCGTACGTCGAAAAGGGACAGTCCATCACAGCCtttgagagagagggcaACTGTGTTGTGTGCAAAGATGCGCTCCCTCACGCTCAGGGACTGCTGGCGATATGCCCCAACGAAGGCTGCGAAGGCGTCGGCCATCTTTCATGCTGGAGTCGTCATCTGCTCCGCAACGAGTGCGACCAACAAGCCGTGGTTCCTGTTCAGGGTCGTTGCCCCCAGTGTGCGGGTCATGTTCGGTGGGTCGATATGATGAAAGAACTGACGCTGCGGGAAAGGGGAGCCAAAGTGGTTGAGACCCttctcaagaagaagaagaggcgaACCAAGACTTGA